The following are encoded together in the Magnetospirillum gryphiswaldense MSR-1 v2 genome:
- the ybgF gene encoding tol-pal system protein YbgF, giving the protein MTAFASPAFAQYENRAMSDRLDRLERDLQMMQSQAARGAGGATVITSPALGGGAASAPRPQAQPLSPGMATRLDERVDQLEELVRQLTGKVEEANFKTAQVARQMERLQADLDMRLKDLQAGQGQSSAPAQAGQAQQLSMPAAKGSDSPGPASGPQTLGTLSERDLKKPAPVVPSAAPKDAQGLYDMAYDALQGGDYATAEKGFQDFLAQNGNHQLAGNAQYWLGDIAYVRKDFNTSAVTFLEGYKKFPKHSKAADMIYKAGSAFGQMGKKKEACTAFAILFNEQPKMPDRVKRAATAEKQKYDCK; this is encoded by the coding sequence ATGACCGCTTTCGCCAGTCCGGCCTTTGCCCAATATGAGAACCGCGCCATGTCCGACCGGCTGGATCGGCTGGAACGCGACCTGCAAATGATGCAAAGTCAGGCTGCCCGTGGCGCCGGCGGCGCCACCGTCATCACCTCACCGGCTTTGGGTGGCGGTGCGGCCTCGGCTCCGCGCCCGCAGGCCCAACCGCTGTCGCCCGGCATGGCGACTCGTCTGGACGAGCGGGTCGATCAGTTGGAAGAGCTGGTGCGCCAGTTGACCGGCAAGGTCGAGGAAGCCAATTTCAAGACCGCCCAGGTGGCTCGGCAGATGGAGCGGTTGCAGGCCGATCTGGATATGCGCCTCAAGGATTTGCAGGCGGGCCAGGGGCAATCCTCGGCGCCGGCCCAAGCTGGCCAAGCCCAGCAATTGTCCATGCCGGCGGCCAAGGGCAGCGACAGCCCCGGCCCGGCCAGCGGTCCGCAGACCTTGGGCACGCTGTCGGAGCGTGATTTGAAGAAGCCGGCCCCGGTCGTACCGTCTGCGGCCCCCAAGGATGCCCAAGGCTTGTACGACATGGCCTATGACGCGTTGCAGGGCGGCGATTACGCCACCGCCGAAAAGGGCTTCCAGGACTTCCTGGCCCAGAACGGCAACCACCAGCTGGCCGGCAACGCCCAGTACTGGCTGGGTGACATCGCCTATGTGCGCAAGGACTTCAATACCTCCGCCGTCACCTTTCTCGAGGGCTACAAGAAGTTTCCCAAGCATTCCAAGGCCGCCGACATGATCTATAAGGCCGGCTCGGCCTTCGGTCAGATGGGCAAGAAGAAAGAGGCCTGCACCGCCTTCGCCATCTTGTTCAATGAGCAGCCGAAAATGCCCGACCGGGTCAAGCGGGCGGCCACCGCCGAAAAGCAGAAATACGATTGTAAATAA
- the tolQ gene encoding protein TolQ produces MDPVQSAQLAGSVAAHDMSMWGLFMQADFIVKTVMIALLASSFWCWAIIFDKLLRLRSLSQRAEQFEESFWSGGSLEELYDRIGARPLDPMSAIFAAAMREWRRSAAKGLTERETARVSLPQRIDRVMHVTLGREMDTLERNLGVLASVGSTAPFVGLFGTVWGIMNSFQSIAATKNTSLAVVAPGIAEALFATALGLVAAIPAVIAYNKISSDLDRYAKRLENFSGEFGAILSRQLEEKI; encoded by the coding sequence ATGGATCCTGTTCAATCGGCCCAACTGGCCGGCTCGGTGGCCGCGCACGACATGTCCATGTGGGGCTTGTTCATGCAGGCGGATTTCATCGTCAAGACGGTGATGATCGCCTTGCTGGCGTCGTCGTTCTGGTGCTGGGCGATCATCTTCGACAAGCTTTTGCGCCTGCGCAGCCTGAGCCAGCGGGCCGAGCAGTTCGAGGAATCCTTCTGGTCCGGCGGCTCGCTGGAAGAGCTTTACGACCGCATCGGCGCCCGCCCGCTTGATCCCATGAGCGCCATCTTCGCCGCCGCCATGCGCGAATGGCGCCGCTCGGCCGCCAAGGGCCTGACCGAACGGGAAACCGCCCGCGTCAGCCTGCCCCAGCGCATCGACCGCGTCATGCACGTTACCCTGGGCCGCGAGATGGACACGCTGGAGCGCAATTTGGGCGTGCTCGCCTCGGTCGGCTCCACCGCGCCGTTCGTTGGTTTGTTCGGCACCGTCTGGGGCATCATGAACTCGTTCCAGTCCATCGCCGCGACCAAGAACACCTCGCTGGCGGTGGTCGCGCCCGGCATCGCCGAGGCCCTGTTCGCCACCGCCCTGGGTCTGGTCGCCGCCATTCCGGCGGTGATCGCCTATAACAAGATTTCCAGCGACCTGGACCGCTACGCCAAGCGGCTCGAGAATTTCTCGGGCGAGTTCGGCGCCATCTTGTCGCGCCAATTGGAAGAGAAGATCTGA
- the tolB gene encoding Tol-Pal system beta propeller repeat protein TolB, with translation MTRIRIALVGLFAVLGLLAAPAAMAEVRIDITRGNMKPLPIAVPELFGAQPAEVQAGRDIARVVAADLERSGLFKPIDQRAFIQNAASLQAGPRFADWRQINAEALVSGKIEVSGDGDLMIEFRLWDVFSETQMIGTRYNIAGKDIRRNPNLWRRAAHQIADAIYKRVTGEDGYFDTQLIYISESGPKNDRKKRLAIMDQDGENHRFLTSGEDLVLTPRFSPTAREITYMSYFRGTPRVYILQIDTARRELLGDFPGMTFAPRFSPDGNKVIMSLSQDGNTEIYEMNLLTRQKARLTNHPSIDTSPSYSPDSARVVFNSDRGGAQQLYTMNADGSGVARISFGDGRYATPVWSPRGDLIAFTKMKGGEFFIGVMRPDGSDERLLAQGYLVEGPTWAPNGRVLAFWKETASDSQGRGGTAKLYTIDLTGFNERQVITPLDGSDPAWSPLIP, from the coding sequence TTGACCCGCATCCGCATCGCCCTTGTGGGCCTGTTTGCCGTCCTGGGCCTACTTGCCGCCCCGGCAGCCATGGCCGAAGTTCGTATCGACATCACCCGTGGCAATATGAAGCCGCTGCCCATCGCCGTACCCGAGCTGTTCGGGGCCCAACCGGCGGAAGTGCAGGCGGGGCGCGACATCGCCCGCGTGGTCGCCGCCGATTTGGAACGCTCGGGCCTGTTCAAGCCCATCGACCAGCGCGCCTTCATCCAGAACGCCGCCTCGTTGCAGGCTGGTCCGCGCTTCGCCGACTGGCGCCAGATCAACGCCGAGGCCCTGGTCTCCGGCAAGATCGAGGTTTCCGGCGACGGCGATCTGATGATCGAGTTCCGTCTGTGGGACGTGTTCTCGGAAACCCAGATGATCGGCACCCGCTACAATATCGCCGGCAAGGATATCCGCCGTAACCCCAATCTGTGGCGCCGCGCCGCCCACCAGATCGCCGACGCCATCTATAAGCGCGTCACCGGCGAGGACGGCTATTTCGACACCCAGCTGATCTATATCTCGGAAAGCGGCCCCAAGAACGACCGCAAGAAGCGTCTGGCCATCATGGACCAGGACGGTGAGAACCATCGTTTCCTCACCTCGGGCGAGGATCTGGTGCTGACCCCGCGTTTCTCGCCCACCGCCCGCGAAATCACCTACATGTCCTATTTCCGCGGCACGCCGCGGGTCTATATCCTGCAGATCGACACGGCACGGCGCGAGTTGCTGGGTGACTTCCCCGGCATGACCTTCGCCCCTCGGTTCTCGCCGGACGGCAACAAGGTGATCATGAGCCTGTCGCAGGACGGCAACACCGAAATCTATGAAATGAACCTTTTGACCCGGCAGAAGGCTCGTCTGACCAACCATCCGTCCATCGACACCTCGCCCAGCTATTCGCCTGATTCGGCCCGTGTGGTGTTCAATTCCGACCGTGGCGGCGCCCAGCAGCTGTACACCATGAATGCCGACGGCTCGGGCGTCGCCCGCATCAGCTTCGGCGATGGTCGTTATGCCACCCCGGTGTGGTCGCCGCGCGGCGATTTGATCGCCTTCACCAAAATGAAGGGTGGTGAATTCTTCATAGGTGTCATGCGTCCCGACGGTTCGGACGAGCGTCTGCTGGCCCAGGGCTATCTGGTGGAGGGCCCGACCTGGGCACCCAACGGTCGCGTTTTGGCTTTCTGGAAGGAAACCGCCTCGGATTCCCAAGGCCGAGGCGGCACCGCCAAGCTCTATACCATTGACTTGACCGGCTTCAATGAACGCCAAGTCATTACACCTTTGGACGGTTCGGACCCTGCTTGGTCCCCCTTGATTCCCTAG
- the ruvA gene encoding Holliday junction branch migration protein RuvA, translating to MIAKLKGLIDSLGDDFAVVDVGGVGYLVFCSGRTLGRLQVGIAAALHVETHVREDHIHLYGFLEPGERDWFNLLITVQGVGAKVALAILSVATPEQLLQTIAAQDKVMLTRASGVGPKLALRILTELKDKAGKMSLGGFASSAGTAVIATPAGDGGLMEDAISALVNLGYKRLEAFEAVGIVAKELGEGADSSTLIRHALKRLGKDLVR from the coding sequence ATGATCGCCAAACTGAAGGGCCTGATCGATTCCTTAGGCGACGATTTCGCCGTCGTCGATGTCGGCGGCGTCGGCTATCTGGTGTTCTGCTCGGGTCGCACCCTGGGGCGGTTGCAGGTCGGGATTGCGGCGGCCTTGCACGTGGAAACCCATGTGCGCGAGGATCACATCCATCTTTACGGCTTCCTTGAGCCGGGCGAGCGCGACTGGTTCAACCTGTTGATCACGGTGCAAGGGGTGGGGGCCAAGGTGGCCTTGGCCATCCTGTCGGTGGCGACACCGGAGCAATTGCTGCAAACCATCGCCGCCCAGGACAAGGTCATGCTGACCCGGGCCAGCGGCGTCGGCCCCAAGCTGGCACTGCGCATCCTGACCGAGTTGAAGGACAAGGCCGGCAAGATGAGCCTGGGCGGTTTTGCGTCCAGTGCTGGAACCGCCGTCATTGCCACCCCGGCGGGCGATGGCGGGCTGATGGAAGACGCCATCTCGGCCCTGGTCAATCTGGGCTACAAGCGGCTGGAAGCCTTCGAGGCGGTGGGCATCGTCGCCAAGGAATTGGGCGAGGGGGCTGATTCGTCGACCCTGATCCGCCATGCGTTGAAGCGTCTGGGCAAGGATCTGGTGCGATGA
- a CDS encoding YebC/PmpR family DNA-binding transcriptional regulator gives MAGHSQFKNIMHRKGAQDAKRAKVFTKLIRELTVSAKSGQPDPAMNPRLRAAIQAARAANMPKDTMDRAIKRGAGGEDGANYEEVRYEGYGPGSVAIIVEGLTDNRNRTASEVRSAFSKNGGALGESNSVSFMFDRIGAIRYATESAGAEAMFEAALEAGADNVESSEDGHEITCSPDDLATVRDALEATFGTPEYARLDWKPQTSVPVADENVAKTLLKLLDTLEDNDDVQRVSANFEIPDDIMEKLG, from the coding sequence ATGGCCGGTCATTCCCAGTTTAAGAACATCATGCACCGCAAGGGTGCCCAGGACGCCAAGCGTGCCAAGGTTTTCACCAAGCTGATCCGCGAATTGACGGTTTCGGCCAAGTCGGGCCAGCCCGATCCGGCCATGAATCCGCGTCTGCGCGCAGCCATCCAGGCCGCGCGTGCCGCCAACATGCCGAAAGATACCATGGACCGCGCCATCAAGCGCGGTGCCGGCGGCGAAGACGGCGCCAATTACGAGGAAGTGCGCTATGAAGGCTATGGCCCCGGTTCGGTGGCCATCATCGTCGAGGGGTTGACCGACAACCGCAACCGCACCGCCTCCGAAGTGCGCTCGGCCTTCTCGAAGAATGGCGGCGCCCTGGGTGAATCCAACTCGGTGTCGTTCATGTTCGACCGCATCGGCGCCATCCGTTACGCGACCGAATCCGCTGGAGCCGAGGCCATGTTCGAAGCGGCGCTGGAAGCCGGTGCCGATAACGTCGAATCGTCGGAAGACGGCCACGAGATCACCTGTTCCCCCGACGATCTGGCCACCGTGCGCGATGCGTTGGAAGCCACCTTCGGCACGCCGGAATACGCCCGGCTGGACTGGAAGCCGCAGACCAGCGTGCCGGTGGCCGACGAAAATGTCGCCAAGACCCTGCTGAAGCTGCTGGATACCTTGGAAGACAATGACGACGTCCAGCGGGTGTCGGCCAATTTCGAGATTCCCGACGACATCATGGAAAAGCTGGGCTGA
- the ruvB gene encoding Holliday junction branch migration DNA helicase RuvB has translation MNDRMVAPQLNPGDVETHLRPQVLDDFIGQQAVRENLKIFISAAKARGEALDHTLFFGPPGLGKTTLAQIVSRELGVGFRATSGPVIARAGDLAALLTNLEPRDVLFIDEIHRLNPAIEEVLYPAMEDFQLDLIIGEGPAARSVRIDLPPFTLVGATTRSGLLTTPLRERFGIPCRMNYYTPQELELIVARGARVLGFDVTPDGAAEVARRARGTPRVAGRLLRRVRDFAAVAGQSPVDAQVADRALTRLEVDQMGLDAMDRRYLKCIADNYGGGPVGVDTLAAALSESRDTLEEVVEPYLLQQGLIQRTPRGRMLSAAGFKHIGLNPPSEVLVQLDLLAQMGGDDE, from the coding sequence ATGAACGACCGCATGGTCGCTCCCCAGCTCAATCCGGGCGACGTGGAAACCCATCTGCGTCCGCAGGTGCTGGACGATTTCATCGGCCAGCAGGCGGTGCGCGAAAACCTGAAGATTTTCATTTCCGCCGCCAAGGCGCGCGGCGAGGCCCTGGACCATACCTTGTTTTTCGGTCCGCCCGGTCTGGGCAAGACGACCTTGGCCCAGATCGTGTCGCGGGAATTGGGCGTGGGCTTTCGCGCCACCTCGGGGCCGGTGATCGCCCGGGCCGGCGATCTGGCGGCGCTCTTGACCAATCTGGAGCCCAGGGACGTTCTGTTCATCGACGAAATCCACCGCCTTAATCCTGCCATAGAGGAAGTGCTCTATCCTGCCATGGAGGACTTTCAACTCGACCTCATCATCGGCGAGGGACCGGCGGCGCGGTCCGTTCGTATCGATCTGCCGCCCTTCACCTTGGTGGGGGCGACCACGCGTTCGGGCCTGTTGACCACGCCCTTGCGCGAACGCTTCGGCATTCCGTGCCGGATGAACTACTACACCCCGCAGGAACTGGAACTGATCGTCGCCCGTGGCGCCCGTGTACTGGGCTTCGACGTCACCCCGGATGGCGCCGCCGAAGTGGCGCGCCGCGCCCGCGGTACGCCGCGCGTGGCCGGTCGCCTGCTGCGCCGGGTGCGCGACTTCGCCGCCGTCGCCGGTCAAAGCCCGGTGGATGCCCAGGTCGCCGACCGGGCGTTGACCCGGCTGGAAGTGGACCAGATGGGCCTTGATGCCATGGACCGCCGCTATCTCAAATGCATCGCCGACAATTATGGCGGCGGGCCGGTGGGCGTCGATACCCTGGCCGCTGCCCTGTCGGAAAGCCGCGACACCTTGGAAGAAGTGGTGGAACCCTATCTGCTGCAACAGGGCCTGATCCAGCGCACCCCGCGCGGACGTATGCTGTCGGCGGCGGGATTCAAGCATATCGGCCTCAATCCGCCCAGCGAGGTGCTGGTGCAGTTGGACCTGCTGGCGCAGATGGGGGGCGACGACGAATGA
- the pal gene encoding peptidoglycan-associated lipoprotein Pal yields MKLRFLSIIAAASLLAACESAPESSSTKAASATPPAAPAKPSIVPGSEQDFIANVGDRVFFDFDKYALRADAKGSLDKQAAWLKKYPTYSLTIEGHADERGTREYNLALGERRANSVKEYLVGAGVPAARVKTISYGKERPVALGSNEAAWSQNRRGVTVLSK; encoded by the coding sequence ATGAAACTGCGTTTCCTGAGCATCATCGCCGCCGCTTCCCTGCTGGCCGCTTGCGAATCCGCCCCTGAAAGCTCCAGCACCAAGGCCGCTTCGGCGACTCCGCCGGCTGCTCCGGCCAAGCCGAGCATCGTTCCGGGCTCCGAGCAGGACTTCATCGCCAATGTCGGCGACCGTGTGTTCTTCGACTTCGACAAGTACGCTCTGCGCGCCGACGCCAAGGGCTCCTTGGACAAGCAGGCCGCTTGGCTGAAGAAGTACCCGACCTACTCGCTGACCATCGAAGGTCATGCCGACGAGCGCGGCACCCGCGAGTACAACTTGGCTCTGGGCGAGCGTCGTGCCAATTCCGTCAAGGAATACCTGGTCGGCGCCGGCGTCCCGGCTGCCCGCGTCAAGACCATCTCCTACGGCAAGGAGCGCCCGGTCGCTCTGGGTTCGAACGAGGCCGCTTGGTCGCAGAACCGCCGTGGCGTGACCGTTCTCAGCAAGTAA
- the tolR gene encoding protein TolR: MGAAIGPRKAGRQRHRPVSDINVTPMVDVMLVLLIIFMVTAPLLTAGVQVDLPKTEAAPIKGDDQPLSVSIDAQGDIWIQETKVTLDELGPKLQAITAQKPDTRIFIRGDKGIDYGRVMEVMGYLGSAGFTKVALVTEMKQGEPAAPPAKKGGR, encoded by the coding sequence ATGGGCGCCGCCATCGGTCCCAGGAAGGCGGGGCGGCAGCGCCACCGCCCGGTCTCCGACATCAACGTCACCCCCATGGTCGACGTCATGCTGGTGCTGCTGATCATCTTCATGGTCACCGCGCCGCTTTTGACCGCCGGCGTCCAGGTGGATTTGCCCAAGACCGAGGCCGCCCCCATCAAGGGCGACGACCAGCCGTTGTCGGTCAGCATCGACGCCCAGGGCGACATCTGGATCCAGGAAACCAAGGTGACCTTGGACGAACTGGGGCCGAAATTGCAGGCGATCACCGCGCAAAAGCCCGATACCCGCATCTTCATCCGTGGCGACAAGGGCATCGATTATGGCCGGGTCATGGAAGTGATGGGCTATCTGGGGTCGGCTGGTTTCACCAAGGTGGCCCTGGTCACCGAGATGAAGCAGGGCGAACCGGCGGCACCGCCGGCGAAAAAGGGAGGCCGTTGA
- a CDS encoding cytochrome c biogenesis CcdA family protein gives MATAIAAYLAGILSTLSPCVLPLIPVLLGSALQSHRLGPVALAAGLALSFAALGVLLATAGFALGVDSAMVRMAAAVVMGLFGLVLLVPALGRQFAVAAAPLAGQGNQLLGRVSGDGLGGQFALGLLLGAVWSPCTGPTLGAAVGLAGASGTAGQAVVIMVIFALGAASPVLLLAYGLSSWRHGLARLAARAKPVMGGILLAVAVLVLSGLDKALETALVAGMPEWLVALTVKY, from the coding sequence ATGGCCACCGCGATCGCCGCCTATCTGGCCGGCATCCTGTCCACCCTGTCGCCCTGCGTCCTGCCGTTGATCCCGGTGTTGCTGGGCAGTGCCTTGCAAAGCCATCGGCTGGGGCCGGTGGCCCTGGCCGCCGGTCTGGCACTGTCCTTCGCCGCTCTGGGGGTTTTGCTGGCGACGGCGGGTTTCGCCCTGGGGGTGGATAGCGCCATGGTCCGCATGGCGGCGGCGGTGGTCATGGGTCTGTTCGGTCTGGTCTTGCTGGTCCCGGCCCTGGGGCGGCAATTCGCCGTCGCCGCCGCTCCCTTGGCCGGGCAAGGCAATCAATTGCTGGGACGGGTGTCCGGCGACGGCCTGGGCGGCCAATTCGCCCTTGGTTTGCTGCTGGGCGCGGTGTGGTCGCCGTGCACCGGCCCCACCTTGGGCGCGGCGGTGGGTTTGGCCGGGGCCAGCGGCACCGCCGGTCAGGCGGTGGTGATCATGGTGATCTTCGCCTTGGGGGCGGCCAGTCCGGTGCTGTTGCTGGCCTATGGCCTGTCGTCGTGGCGCCATGGCCTGGCCCGGCTGGCGGCACGGGCCAAGCCGGTGATGGGCGGGATTTTACTGGCGGTGGCGGTGCTGGTGCTCAGCGGTCTGGACAAGGCGTTGGAAACCGCTTTGGTCGCTGGCATGCCGGAATGGCTGGTGGCCCTGACGGTCAAATATTGA
- the ybgC gene encoding tol-pal system-associated acyl-CoA thioesterase — protein MSPHLHQIRVYWEDTDAGGIVYHSNYLNFAERARTEMVRAMGLKQSELANAGKGHVFAVRRAEIDFLKPARLDDLLQVETTVTALGGASMELSQTIRRLDDGADLACLHIKLAFITLDDGRPARIPGWMKDQLRDLESERR, from the coding sequence ATGAGTCCGCATCTGCACCAGATCCGTGTCTATTGGGAAGACACCGATGCCGGCGGCATCGTCTATCATTCCAATTATCTGAACTTCGCCGAGCGGGCGCGCACCGAAATGGTCCGCGCCATGGGCCTGAAGCAATCGGAACTGGCGAACGCGGGCAAGGGCCATGTGTTCGCCGTGCGCCGGGCCGAGATCGACTTCCTGAAGCCGGCGCGGCTGGACGATCTGTTGCAGGTGGAAACCACGGTCACCGCCCTGGGCGGCGCCTCGATGGAGCTGTCCCAGACCATCAGACGACTTGACGACGGCGCCGATTTGGCGTGTCTGCACATCAAACTTGCCTTCATCACCCTGGACGACGGGCGCCCGGCCCGTATCCCCGGGTGGATGAAGGACCAATTGCGCGATTTGGAAAGCGAGAGGCGATAG
- a CDS encoding thioredoxin family protein — protein MNKILIAAATCAGLVFSLPALAAEAFTKAAFMQAQEAGSKILLHVHAPWCPTCKAQEPGVAMLERDDPMLKVFRVDFDSQKDVLRELKVSAQSTLIVFKGKMETSRMTGVTEPMALAALVK, from the coding sequence ATGAACAAAATCCTGATTGCCGCCGCCACCTGTGCCGGCCTGGTGTTCAGCCTGCCGGCCCTGGCCGCCGAGGCCTTCACCAAGGCTGCCTTCATGCAGGCGCAAGAGGCCGGCTCGAAGATATTGCTGCATGTGCATGCGCCCTGGTGTCCGACCTGCAAGGCGCAGGAACCCGGCGTGGCCATGCTGGAACGCGACGACCCCATGCTCAAGGTTTTCCGCGTCGATTTCGACAGCCAAAAAGACGTGCTGCGCGAGTTGAAGGTCAGTGCGCAAAGCACCCTGATCGTCTTCAAGGGCAAGATGGAAACCTCGCGCATGACCGGGGTGACCGAGCCCATGGCCCTGGCCGCCTTGGTGAAATAG
- a CDS encoding TonB C-terminal domain-containing protein, with protein MSMRRESYIFSGILHVATALIAVFGLPQFFRDPPPVETPMVVDLVPIGDKSNPPPKQSKADPQPEPPKPEEAKAEQPKPEPPKPEPKPEPPPPPPPPKPPEPEPAPIPKPEPKPEPKPEPKPEPKPEPPKVPDQKLSDIKPQPRPKPQENELDSLLKSVDKKKPTPTNPLDDLLKATDKAKPNTPSAEKGNQPKPQNVRGSDMHNPNAPISMTEMDRIRKHVSDRWNIPAGAKDAANLIIEIRVSVQPDGTVTDAQIINAPLMADSFWQAAADSARRAVRLASPLPIPRDKYDQFRDFVLTFNPKQMVQGR; from the coding sequence ATGAGCATGCGGCGCGAAAGCTATATCTTTTCCGGCATCCTGCACGTGGCCACCGCGCTGATCGCGGTTTTCGGCCTGCCGCAGTTTTTCCGCGATCCGCCGCCGGTGGAAACACCCATGGTGGTCGATCTGGTGCCCATCGGCGACAAGAGCAACCCGCCGCCCAAGCAAAGCAAGGCCGATCCGCAGCCGGAACCGCCGAAGCCGGAAGAAGCCAAGGCCGAACAGCCCAAGCCCGAGCCGCCCAAGCCGGAACCCAAGCCCGAGCCGCCGCCACCGCCGCCGCCGCCCAAGCCGCCGGAACCCGAGCCGGCGCCCATTCCCAAGCCCGAGCCCAAGCCGGAACCCAAACCCGAGCCGAAGCCAGAGCCCAAGCCCGAACCGCCCAAGGTGCCGGACCAGAAGCTGTCGGACATCAAGCCGCAGCCGCGCCCGAAGCCGCAGGAAAACGAGCTGGATTCGCTGTTGAAGTCGGTGGACAAGAAAAAGCCGACGCCGACCAATCCGCTGGACGATCTGCTGAAGGCCACCGACAAGGCCAAGCCCAACACGCCGTCGGCGGAAAAGGGCAACCAGCCCAAGCCGCAGAATGTCCGGGGCTCGGATATGCATAATCCCAATGCGCCCATCTCCATGACCGAGATGGACCGCATCAGGAAGCACGTCTCCGACCGCTGGAATATTCCGGCCGGGGCCAAGGACGCCGCCAATCTGATCATCGAGATCCGCGTCTCGGTCCAGCCCGACGGCACGGTGACCGATGCCCAGATCATCAATGCGCCGCTGATGGCCGATTCGTTCTGGCAGGCCGCCGCCGACAGTGCGCGCCGCGCCGTGCGTCTGGCCAGCCCGCTGCCTATTCCGCGTGACAAATACGATCAGTTCCGCGATTTCGTTTTGACGTTCAACCCGAAACAGATGGTCCAGGGAAGGTAA
- the ruvC gene encoding crossover junction endodeoxyribonuclease RuvC, producing the protein MRVLGLDPGLRITGWGMIEMIDNRLRYLGDGTIRSDDKLSLAERLGQLHRGVLRVIADWSPDAAGVEQTFVNKNPESTLKLGQARGVVLLAPALAGLEVGEYAPTQVKQAVVGTGRAAKEQVGMMVRTLLPGCLVTSADAADALAVAICHAHHAATARRLKAGVR; encoded by the coding sequence ATGCGCGTGTTGGGCCTTGATCCCGGGTTGCGCATCACCGGTTGGGGGATGATCGAAATGATCGACAACCGACTGCGTTACCTGGGCGACGGGACCATCCGCTCGGATGACAAGCTGTCCCTGGCCGAACGGCTGGGGCAGTTGCATCGCGGGGTGTTGCGGGTCATTGCCGATTGGTCGCCGGATGCGGCGGGGGTCGAGCAGACCTTCGTCAACAAGAACCCGGAAAGCACGCTGAAATTGGGTCAGGCCAGGGGGGTGGTGCTGCTGGCCCCGGCCCTGGCCGGTCTGGAGGTGGGCGAATACGCTCCCACCCAGGTCAAGCAGGCGGTGGTCGGCACCGGTCGTGCCGCCAAGGAACAGGTGGGGATGATGGTGCGGACCTTGCTGCCCGGATGTCTGGTGACCAGTGCCGATGCCGCCGATGCCTTGGCGGTGGCCATCTGCCATGCCCATCACGCCGCCACCGCCCGACGGCTGAAGGCGGGGGTGCGATGA